The following are from one region of the Strix uralensis isolate ZFMK-TIS-50842 chromosome 4, bStrUra1, whole genome shotgun sequence genome:
- the CD8A gene encoding T-cell surface glycoprotein CD8 alpha chain: protein MAGSPALLLLLALGLCCPGIHGQKDDMKVRFRDRSITHPKLGQRLELECETTNTGSGVFWVRQNKDGTLHFIVFISSLSRATFKGKKPSTHFEARKDHNIYHLVVKSFTPADEGNYFCLMNANQELYFSRGQPAFFPVTTTAAPTALAPTTQSGITRKDPCLKTLDPENIKKKELSLFCDVFIWIPLAGACLLLLLALVVTTVLCQQTRRRRCRCKRPANGKPNVKPSMPSQHI from the exons GCTGCCCTGGGATCCATGGCCAGAAGGATGATATGAAGGTCAGGTTTCGTGACAGGAGCATCACGCACCCCAAGCTGGGACAGCGGCTGGAGCTGGAGTGTGAGACCACCAACACAGGGAGCGGCGTATTCTGGGTCCGCCAGAACAAGGATGGGACCCTTCACTTCATTGTCTTCATCTCCTCCCTGTCCCGGGCTACCTTCAAGGGGAAGAAGCCATCCACACACTTCGAGGCAAGGAAAGACCACAACATCTACCATCTGGTAGTGAAGTCTTTCACACCAGCGGACGAGGGGAACTATTTCTGCCTCATGAACGCCAACCAAGAGCTGTACTTCAGTCGTGGCCAGCCTGCCTTCTTCCCAG TCACCACCacagcagcacccactgcactGGCACCCACCACCCAGAGTGGCATCACCAGAAAGGACCCCTGCCTGAAGACCCTGGATCCAG AGAACATCAAGAAGAAAGAGCTGAGTTTATTCTGTGATGTCTTCATCTGGATTCCCTTGGCAGGCgcctgcctcctgctcctccttgcCCTGGTAGTCACCACCGTGCTGTGTCAAC aaaccCGAAGACGAAGATGCAGATGTAAAAG ACCTGCGAATGGGAAGCCCAATGTGAAACCTAGCATGCCAAGCCAACATATATAA